From a region of the Balaenoptera musculus isolate JJ_BM4_2016_0621 chromosome 15, mBalMus1.pri.v3, whole genome shotgun sequence genome:
- the LOC118881709 gene encoding ATP synthase membrane subunit DAPIT, mitochondrial-like: protein MAGPETDAQYQFTGIKKYFNSYTLTGRMNCVLATYGGIALIVIYFKLRSKKTPAVKAT, encoded by the coding sequence ATGGCAGGTCCAGAAACTGATGCCCAGTACCAATTCACTggtatcaaaaaatatttcaactctTACACTCTCACAGGGAGAATGAATTGTGTACTGGCCACATACGGAGGTATTGCTTTGATAGTTATATACTTTAAGTTAAGGTCTAAAAAAACTCCAGCTGTGAAAGCAACATAA